The Streptomyces sp. HUAS MG91 sequence GGAGCGCGCGCCCGGTGCGGCACAATTCCCTCTCATCACAAGGAAGTTGACTGGGGGACCAACGGTGGCGGTGCAGGAAGCGCGGCAGGGGCAGGACTCGCACGGGGGCGGCTGCCGTTGCGGCGACTGTCCGCACGGCGCACGCCAGGGGCACCGCAGGGCGGTCGCCGCGTTCCTGGCCAAGCGGGACGAACTGGCGGCCGGCACCGGGCTGCCGCCCGCCGTCGCCCACTCGGCCGGGGCCTCCCGGCAGTGGATCTCCGACGAACTCACCCAGTCCGCGCAGGCCGTGGCCGACCGGGGCCGCGAGGAGGGCGCCGCCTGGCTGGCCGGACTGTGGCCCCGCACTCTGTACGTCGTCTGGGGCGCGGCCGGGCTGCTGCTCCTGGTCCAGCTCCTCACGGCGCTCGGCGCGGGCTGGACGGCCGCCCGCACGGCCGGGCTCGTCGCCGCCGCGCTGGCCGGGGCGCTGCTGACCGGCGCCGCGTACTGGCACCGGGCGCGCGGCGGGGTGCTCGCGCCGCTGATCGGCGAGGACAACCGGCTGTCGACCTCGCGGGCGGTCGCTGGCGTGGTCGTGCTGCTGTCGGTGTACGCCGTCCTGGTCCTCGCCGGTGAACTCGCGGCGGCCTCCGGCCCGGCCCACCGCGACGCACTCATCGACGGGCTCGAACTCGCCGCCGGGGCCGGTCTGTTGACGGTGCTCGCCGTGGTCTGCGCGGTCGCCGTGCTGGTGCGCCGGGTCGTCGGGCTGCGGGTCACCGGGCAGCGCCTGCAGAAGGTGCGGGCCGCCCGGCCGCGCGCCGCCGACCTGCTCACCGACGACTCGGGGCGCGGCAGCTTCACCGACACGCAGTACGTGGCCGTGTGCGCGGCCGCCGTGATCTGGGCCGGGGCGCGCCTCGCCCGCCGCCCCGACCAGCTGCCCGATCTGCCCTGGGGGCTCGCCGTCCTCGTCGTGGTCTCGGCGGCGACGTATCTGGCCGGAAAGTACGCGGAGGGCGGCCGCCCGGTCATCCTCTCCGTGGTGCGGGCCCGGGAGGCCGGCGACCTCGACGCGCCCATCCGCACCGGCGACGACATCGAGATCCGCGGCGCCGGGTTCGTCCCGCCGGGCGCGGGCGGCGCCGATCAGCTGGCGCGGGTCGCGGTGCGCATCGGGCCGGTCCATGTGCACGTGCCGCTGGTGCCGGTCGCGGGCGGCTTCACCAACCCCGCCGACGCACTGCTCACCGTGCCGGTGCCGGTGGACGTGGAGCCCGGCCGGGTGGAGGTTCAGGTCATCACGGCGACCGGGGTCGAGACCAACCGCTGCACGATCGACGTCACGGATTGAGCCGTACTGAGCCGTACTGAGCAGTATTGAGCCGAACCCGTCTCTCGTACGTATGGTCGGGTAAAGGCGTGTGGAGCGCCCAGGGCGCGAGAGGCGGCGGAGCGGCGATGGCTCACGGCATGCGGACCGACGCGTACACCGGATATGTCGACAGGGGACGCGGGGACTGGCGGGCGACCGCGCAGCGGTACGCGCTGGTGCCGCTGCGCATCTTCCTCGGCATCACGTTCATCTACGCGGCGTACGACAAACTCAGCGACAGCGCGTTCTTCAAGGCGACCGGGGCCGGGTCCATCGGGGAGCAGATGCGCGGGGTGCGCGACAGCTCCGCGATTCCGGCGCTCGTCGATCTGGCGCTGAAGTCTCCTTCGGGGTTCGGCTACGCGATCGCCTTCGGCGAGCTGGCGGTCGGTATCGGCACGCTGCTCGGGGTGCTGGCCCGGATCGCGGCGGTGGGCGGCGCGCTCATCTCGCTCAGCCTGTGGCTGACCGTGAGCTGGCAGACGGAGCCGTACTACCTCGGCAACGACCTGGCGTACCTGATGGCGTGGCTGCCGCTGATTCTGGCCGGGGCGGCGGTGTGGTCGGTGGACGCGTGGTGGCGGGGCCGTAGGCGCGGCCTCTGACTCGGGGCCACCGGTCGCATCCCGGCCGCGGCCCGGGGAACTGCGCGAGAAGCCCCACCAAGCCGCAGCTTGGTCACGACCGGGCGGAGCCCTGAGCCCGGCGCCGCCGCACCCCATGGGCGACCGTCCCCACGGCCCCGGCCAGACACAACCCCCCGACCACCAACGGAATCGCCACGAACCACGGAGTGACCCACGCTCCGCCCGCGTCCCCGAAATACACGACGGCGGTCACCACCAGCACGACCCCGGCCACCAACCGCCCGGGACGGAATTCATGACGCACGGGAGACCTCCACCTGTCCGACCCCGACCTCGACATGCAGCTCGACCGTGCCGGAGGCCTCGGTGCCGGCCGGCGGTTCGAGCGTCGCACGCTTCTCGACGCCCGGCTGGACGTCGACGTCGTTCGAGGCGTCCCCGGGCAACTGGACGTCCCCGACCCCGACCTCGGCACGCAGCTCCACCGTCGCGTCCGCCGGCACCACGACCCGCGCCTGCCCGGCGCCCACCTCGACGTGCACGGACACCGTCTTCCCCGCGCCGACCCGCACCTTGCCGAGATCGAGCGTGCCGACCCCGGACCCCAGCTCGTACTTGCCGGAGACGTCGGCGGCGCTCGCGG is a genomic window containing:
- a CDS encoding DoxX family protein encodes the protein MAHGMRTDAYTGYVDRGRGDWRATAQRYALVPLRIFLGITFIYAAYDKLSDSAFFKATGAGSIGEQMRGVRDSSAIPALVDLALKSPSGFGYAIAFGELAVGIGTLLGVLARIAAVGGALISLSLWLTVSWQTEPYYLGNDLAYLMAWLPLILAGAAVWSVDAWWRGRRRGL